The DNA region tgtaactcaTGATTAATAGAGGGTGCTATCATCAACTTAGTATCTTATAGTGAAAAAATATTATAAGCCCAGGAAAATTTCACATATGTGATCTTTGTTTGATTTTTCCAGAGTACCCACTTCTCTCATAACTGAATACTAAAAAATACTAAGTACCTTAAAAGAATAACCCAGGTACATAAATCCAAATTAttacttggaaggaaaattatataaaagtttTGAGTGAAACAAATTTATAATGTACAAATCACTTCTGTTCCCACATTTAAAATACACGTGATCAGGCTTCTACGTGCACGCTATGCcttgtcagttgtgtctgactctttgcaaccctatagactatagcccaccaggcttctctgtccatgggattctccaggcaagaatactagaatggattgccatgcctgcctccaggggatcttcctgacccagggatcaaatctgagtcttgtgtctcctgcattggcaggcaggctctctaccactagtgccacctgggaagcccccaggcttctaccctccccactccctcaaaAAAGAAGATACATGTAAGAACTTAAAATTCCACAGCATAACGTTCAGTTCTATGCTTTTACATCACCATGCCTTCCTATTCCTGTCCAAAACAAAGCTTTGCTTTACAGCATTCAGGATTtgcttttgcattattttttattgaaatatagctcattcacaatgttgttagtttcagatgacagcaaagtgattcagttatacatacatccatatatatacacatgtatatgtatatatgcattttttttttgagctgtaaATATGTTAGTTTTGATCTCAACTCAGCTGATCGTTTAACCAAGCATCAGGATTAGGATTAGCCAAAATCAGGCTCTCCAAACTCCCCACTGCCAGCACTGTCCATGGTCCCTTGCCAAAGGCAGCATGCACTTCCTAGGATCAAGGGTTTGAGAGTTGAAAGACCCTAGAGATCTGGCCCAGAAAAGGCTGAATTCAGAGATCTTGAACCCCACTGCCGGCCATGTTCTTTCACACTCAGCACCCTGGTGATCACGGCCCCTGGAGGCAGCCCTTCCCCTTGCTGGAGTGTCAGTGGTTCAGGAGTTTCCCTCTGTGTCCTGACTCCCTGTGTGACCCTGAATGAACCACAGTATCTCTTCATCCaaatatgaatgaaaaaagaGTAACGATTTTAAAGATCACACAGGTCACACAGTTCTTCCTAATTGCTTAAATGGCAGGAACTGGAATAAAGTGCTTTCCTGTAATATCCTTGGGACTGAAGGATCTTATTTAACAAGTGAGGTCTATGTTTAAAAGGTAGAGGCAGTAAGTTGTTAACACCAACTAGGCAATAAGGAATTGTCAAGTCAACTGAGCAATAGCTAACATCCTATGGTATTTCCTATGCACACACCCACTCCTTAACCCACAGCTGATGGGTATCTGTCACTAGGTGCCCGGCTTGGCACTTATCAAGCTGTCACCAAGGATCCATCGTTCCCCCAAAACCACCACTACCAAAGTCAGTCTTTCCTCCTCATCTCATTCTCCAGTTCTTCAAATGCTTGTTACAGTGACCTACCTCCATCTTTTAATTATCTTCTCAGCCCTAGCGACAACACATCCCTGATTCATTCCCCTTTGTCATTTTCTGACCACTGTTTTGCCTCATTCTTTGGCTCCTTCACCATCCTTATCATTAAAAATAGCCACTTTTTGACTCGCTTATTTTCACCAGGAAGAATCCAGAAACTGAGCTCTCCTTGAATCCCTGTCACTAACTCACTGTGTGGCCTTAGACAACCCACAGCCCTCTTTGGGTTTCATTTATCCCTGAGAAAGTAAAGCAGCTGGACTTGATAATCCATAGACCTTCAGACCTAGGCAGTGTTACACTAGCCTGTCCTAATCCCATTCCTGTCCTCTATCAGTACGTGGTATATTTTCAGAAAGTCAGTGCAAGTCTGTGATGGATCTAAGACCACCGGGAAGTCATCACTTCCAGGGTGGGAAGGAACCTCTGAAATCTCCATTTCATAGTTGAGAAAACCTAGGTTCAAAGTGGGTAGTTGATTATCTCACAGTAGGGATGGGAATAAGGAGGCTCCTACATGTTCCAAATTCAGAGCTTAAGTGACTTTCAAACCTGGCTGAAGTGCATAATGGTATCAGGTAAAATGGGATATTGAAGGTATTCACTGGGTAGGACACTCCAtagtcttttttcctctttaaaaaaaaaatctatactgTATAAGAAATTTGGAGAGAAATCTGCAATTGATGGTGTTTAACACAAAGCAGCACAATCAGATCACATAAAACGTcttagatttatatttttaaatagccaAATAAAACAGAACATCAAGTCGCAGAACACACGTATTTACATTAAATCAAATGTCCAAAGTACAATATAGTGGCATCTCTTTAACAGTTCATACAATTTAAGACTTTTACACACACAAGCATATAGACAAATATTAGTCTCCTAGAACAAAGGCTGAAGAAGTTACTCTGACATTTTGGCATTGACACTTACATATTTATGGCAACAAATAATGATGGCTTTAAACTTTCAATAAGATCTTTTGTACAAGGATAGGAGATGTACAGAATGGAAAGAAGATAGTCAAACAAATGTACCTTTACTGTACTATTTATCTAACACCATGTGCAATGTGGCACTGCTCAGCAAATTTGATGAGGACTGTCTATTTACTCTGGTCTGCAATGATAACATGAACTGAAGTATCCCCAAATCTAACTGTACTTTGTGCTTTATAAACAACTGCTGCTTGGTTCTTCCTtctgcatcttttaaaaatgaacactttTCTTTAACATAACTCAACTTTGGTCCCAATAAGTTAGTAAAATCTCTAATATCTGAaatttagcttttctttcaagaatccCAAGTGAAAGGACAATGTCAGTCACGTCACCTCCAGTTCAGCTTTGAAATTATCAGTGGTGCTAAAGATGAAGGTATTATCTAGAACTTAAACTCTGAAATATAACTCCATCTTTCTCTGGCATGAACCTAAGTGCTTTACCACATTACTTATAAACCAGTGAAAGAGAccctttggttttatttctgaaatacagAACAACCCCATTTCTGCCCTGCTGTTTATTTTTGCAGACCACACACAAGGTTGAATATAAAGAGATTCAATCACTACATTGTACAAATGCAGGCACAAAATTAAGTGGACGCCACAAAGGGTGTGTCTGAAAACACTGAATTGACTGAATCTGAGTCGGATTTCACCCTCGTGGACTTTAAGATGCCCTCAGCTATGACCGTTTCATTGGGAAAGAGCCTGACTTTCCCATTCTGCCCTGCTGCAGTATCCTTCAGGGGTTCCAAAAACACTACTCTTTTCCCGGCCCCTGCCTTCCGTTCATCAGTGGGGGCATCACTATCAGGGCCGGAAGTGAGAATAGATGCATGGACATTGCTTTGGTTTAGCATATTTTTTCGTCTCTTGGGTTTACACTTGCAGGGACACGGTGTCAGATAGAGGTACAGAAGTACCAAAACAATGCTGGCCACGCAGGCTGCAAGAGTGGTAAAAGCTGTGTTAAATGCCTCGTGTGCATGGGATTTGTTTATGGTGAAATTGCTCACGTTTATTGTAACATCCACAGTTTCATTTAACAGACGTTGCCGATTCATTGCAACACAGGAATACACTCCAGCATCCTCAAAACGAGGACTTTCTATAACCAGGCTTCCATTGGGAAACACATGAAAGTTTTCCATCTCTTTATCGGGCTCCAGCACTCTGTTATCTGGACCGACCCACATGAAATCGGTATTTGCCCTACCAGTCTTGCCGTCACAGTGGACCATCAGCCTTTCCCCGACCTGAGCCTCGTGAATAAAGCCAAGGGCACGGAAGGAACTATTGATGATACTGTCAGAGCAGTTCAGGAAGCTATCCTGGAGCAGAAGCACCTGATGGAAGTGCCTAGTGTCAGACCATAGGCGACAGGTATAATCATT from Bos mutus isolate GX-2022 chromosome 5, NWIPB_WYAK_1.1, whole genome shotgun sequence includes:
- the AMIGO2 gene encoding amphoterin-induced protein 2 produces the protein MSLRLHALPTLPGVVRPGCKQLLCLLVITMTVSRGASGVCPTACICATDIVSCTNKNLSRVPGNLFRLIKRLDLSYNRIGLLDSEWIPVSLVKLNTLIIRHNNITSISTDSFSTTPNLKCLDLSSNKLKTVKSAVFQELKVLEVLLLYNNHISYLDPSAFGGLSQLQKLYLSGNFLTQFPMDLYVGRFKLAELMFLDVSYNRISSLPMHHINLVPGKQLRGIFLHGNPFVCDCSLYSLLIFWYRRHFSSVMDFKNDYTCRLWSDTRHFHQVLLLQDSFLNCSDSIINSSFRALGFIHEAQVGERLMVHCDGKTGRANTDFMWVGPDNRVLEPDKEMENFHVFPNGSLVIESPRFEDAGVYSCVAMNRQRLLNETVDVTINVSNFTINKSHAHEAFNTAFTTLAACVASIVLVLLYLYLTPCPCKCKPKRRKNMLNQSNVHASILTSGPDSDAPTDERKAGAGKRVVFLEPLKDTAAGQNGKVRLFPNETVIAEGILKSTRVKSDSDSVNSVFSDTPFVAST